The Sinorhizobium fredii USDA 257 region TGGTCGCTGGTGAAAATGGGCACGACCGCCAACCAGAAGCGCCTGTTCTTCAATCTTCGGCGGCTCAAGGGCCGAATCCAGGCTCTCGACGAAGGCGACCTCAAGCCGGAGCAGGTGAAGGAAATCGCCACTACCCTCAAGGTCAGCGAGGACGAGGTCGTTTCCATGAATCGGCGCCTGTCCGGCGACGCGTCACTCAACGCGCCGATCAAGGCCAGCGAAGGCGACTCCGGACAGTGGCAGGATTGGCTCGTCGACGAGCACGACAATCAGGAGGAAATCCTGATCGAGCAGGACGAGCTCGACAGCCGCCGCGCGCTGCTCGCCAGCGCCATGAAGGTCTTGAACGATCGCGAGCGCCGTATTTTCGAGGCGCGCCGGCTGACCGAAGAACCGGTGACGCTCGAAGATCTCTCGACCGAGTTCGACATCAGCCGCGAGCGTGTCCGCCAGATCGAGGTCCGCGCCTTCGAGAAGGTGCAGGAAGCGGTCCGCAAGGCGGCTCTCGAGCGCGCCAACGCCCTACGGGTTGTCGAGGGCGCCTGATCGGCTTCTCCCCGTCAAGAACGAACA contains the following coding sequences:
- the rpoH gene encoding RNA polymerase sigma factor RpoH, whose amino-acid sequence is MARNTLPSIAAGEGGLNRYLDEIRKFPMLEPQEEYMLAKRYQEHDDRSAAHKLVTSHLRLVAKIAMGYRGYGLPIGEVMSEGNVGLMQAVKKFEPDRGFRLATYAMWWIKAAIQEYILRSWSLVKMGTTANQKRLFFNLRRLKGRIQALDEGDLKPEQVKEIATTLKVSEDEVVSMNRRLSGDASLNAPIKASEGDSGQWQDWLVDEHDNQEEILIEQDELDSRRALLASAMKVLNDRERRIFEARRLTEEPVTLEDLSTEFDISRERVRQIEVRAFEKVQEAVRKAALERANALRVVEGA